From the genome of Candidatus Cloacimonadota bacterium:
GTGATCCTTTTCCCCTGCCAGAGTTTTTTGACTTTATATCCATTATTTACATACTGTTCGATCAGCTGTTTTTCCTGAAAATTCAGAGATTTCCCATATTCTGCCAGGATTTCCTTAAGAGAGACATCTTTTTTTTTATCGAGGATGGTCTTTGTGATCACATTCTCATAATCTTCAAAGCTGGTAGAAGCGACTTGTTCTTCAGTTATCTTTTTTCTTTTAAGATCGATAGCGACATTTTTGGCACAGGTATATATCCAATTATTTTCATTTTTTTTATCAATAGATTTTTCATTCAGGAAATATTTAATTGCTACTGTATGTGATAGATCCCTTATATCATCGGCATCTGTAATGAATTTCATAATTGTGGAAGCAGCAAGATTCGTTATTTTTTTATATTCTTTTACATCCATCAATATACTCCTCAGGGAGTCTTCATTGTAATTTCTTATTTTAATATGAAATAACCCTGATTCCGTCCCATTTTTTTTTCTCATCCGTATACTTATATAGAAGGAGGAAAAAAATTATGGAAAGAATTTTTATCAACCAGCAACCATATCCAAAAATGGTTTATCTGGTTTTCGGTCAACAACATTTTAAGGAAAAAAGGAAAAAGGTCTATTACTGCTATGATCCGGGACAATACCCGCCAATCACCTGGAAAGAACTGGAAGGTAAGGAATATGAAATCCTGGAAGTAGGACAGGGTTATACGATCGTTCGTTATAAAGGCAAGACCTATGTTGTTTATGAATAATAAACAGGAAGAAAGAAAAGGATGGAAAAATGCGTGAATATCGAAGAAATAAAATGGAAGATATCTGGCACTGGATAGAGGATTGTTCATACTTTCCAAAAGGAAAAAATGTCGTCAGGCTCTCGACAAAACCTCTGAGTGGTGTTTTCTGTCACGAGTGCATCAGACGGAGTAGAATTAAACACTGGTGTGAAGGAAGAATTACAACTCAAAGAATGTTCAAAATGGTTAGTTAGCAAATCAATCAAGGGGGAAATGTGTCAAAAATAATGATCGTTGAAGATGAGATCATCGTTTCTGAAGATATCAGGATGATATTATCAGGAAACGGTTATGAAATCGTGGCTGTGGTGGCTTATGCTGAAGAAGCGATCATCATGGCAGGCAGGCAGAAACCTGACCTGGTTCTGATGGACATTAAGCTTGCCGGAAAGATGAACGGTATCGAAGCTGCTTCCAAGATAAAAAAACAAATGAATATCCCGATCATTTTTATGACAGCCAATGCTGACGAAGAAACTTATAAAAAGGTTCATAGTATTGATCCCTCCGCTTACCTGCTCAAGCCTTTTAATAATAATGAGCTTTTTGATTCTATTAAATTTGCTCTGAATGAATAAATGATAAGCCCTGTTCTCCAGTACCCTCTGGAAAAGATCCCTCCGGCAGAATACATCGGTTGGAGGGATCACCTTGATCTTCTAATTCCCCCTATATGAGTTCTGCGTAATTGGGTGTTTTTGAGAATTATGAGAAAAAACAGAAAATCAAATTATGCAACTCATCCCCTAACCCCTTCTCTTGCAAAGAGAAGGGGAAAACGAAGTCATCCCCTAATCCCTTCTTTTGCAGAGAGAAGGGGAAAACGAAATCATCCCTCTTTTTGAAGAGAGGGAATGAGGGTGAGTTAGAAATTGAATTATGCAGAATCTCTAATTTCTCCTATTCGAACAGTAACTCGGAACTTGTTCCGAGACCGGAAACATTCATTCTGAAAAAGTTCAGCATTCGAATAATACTTTCTCGCACAAAAAATCAAAGTAAAACTTTT
Proteins encoded in this window:
- a CDS encoding sigma-70 family RNA polymerase sigma factor is translated as MDVKEYKKITNLAASTIMKFITDADDIRDLSHTVAIKYFLNEKSIDKKNENNWIYTCAKNVAIDLKRKKITEEQVASTSFEDYENVITKTILDKKKDVSLKEILAEYGKSLNFQEKQLIEQYVNNGYKVKKLWQGKRITYDALRKRVYRLRKEILAEYNKQKGMIASESIVGARLHENILYFIKQFKKAMLENSIDKISFYIRDCEKPVVLPDFNINEIIEYDICLIDDQKYRIFVYHLNKKNTFDCFITEFEVYNLNSIKIVDFPHKPSRIIQFN
- a CDS encoding response regulator; translation: MNQGGNVSKIMIVEDEIIVSEDIRMILSGNGYEIVAVVAYAEEAIIMAGRQKPDLVLMDIKLAGKMNGIEAASKIKKQMNIPIIFMTANADEETYKKVHSIDPSAYLLKPFNNNELFDSIKFALNE